GGCCGTTAAAGGACAAATCCTATATTATAAATCAAATAGTCATAATAATGGGTGCTTGTATAATTCTCCATCGGCTTTAGCTTATATATGTGTCTTCAGTACATAGCTCACGGAATCATCCCATACATTACACTCTCTTGAACTAGGTTTGGTTGAGTTATAATGTGTTCATTTAAGGATTGCACCATTCTTCTAACCTTCATCTACACTCTTCTTTTATCTACAACAGCCACTGCTTCTGATGTTTGTTCTTCCTCcaactccaaatctgaaatatCAATTGTCCACATTTATGGCAAATGCTCACCTTTCAATGCACCAAAGCCTTCCTCATCTTGGGTCAACACTGTCTTAGACATGGCCTCAAGAGACCAACAAAGGCTCGCTTACTTATCCAGCCTTGCGGGCCTGAAACCCACTAAAGTTCCGGTTGCGTCAGGCCAAAATGCATTGAACATAGGCAACTATGTGGCCCGGGTTAAAGTAGGTACCCCGGGCCAACTCATGTTCATGGTCTTGGATATTAGTAATGATGCTGCATGGATCCCGTGCACCGGATGTACACAATGTACATCCACCATATTTTCACCCAATGGATCTTCCACGTACGTTCCACTGGATTGTTCCATGCCTGAATGTATCCAAGTCCACGGACTTTCTTGTCCTGCATCGGGCACGGGTAAATGTCTTTTTAACAAGTCATATGGAGGGGATTCATCATTCTCTGCCACACTTTCCTATGATTCTATTGGTTTAGGTAACGATGCTATTCCAAATTATGCATTCGGATGCATCAACGAAGTTTCTGGCAAATCAGTTCCTCCCCAAGGTTTATTAGGCTTAGGCCGAGGACCCTTATCACTTCTTTCACAAACTGGATCACTTTACTCGGGTATATTCTCATATTGTTTACCAAGTTTCAAATCATATTACTTCTCTGGTTCACTTAAACTAGGTCCTCTGGGACAACCCAAAAACATCCAAACCACACCGCTTCTGAAAAATCCACACCGTCCTTCACTATATTATGTAAACCTCACCGGTATAAATGTAGGTCGTGTCAGTGTACCCATTGCTCCGGAGCTCCTAGCATTCGACCCAAACACCGGTGCAGGAACCATTATAGACTCTGGCACGGTTATAACCCGATTTGCCCAACCCGTGTACACTGCAATAAGGGATGAGTTCAGGAACCAAACAACAGGTCCCTTTAGCTCATTAGGAGCATTTGACACATGCTTTGCAGCAACAAATGAGGATATTGCACCTTCCATAACGTTCCGATTTACTGGATTGGATTTAGTGCTGCCAATGGAGAACAGTTTAATACACAGTAGTGCGGGAACAACAGTGTGTTTGGCAATGGCAGCATCACCAAATAATGTAAATTCCGCGGTGAATGTAATAGCAAATTTGCAGCAGCAGAATTTGAGGATCATGTTTGATGTTGCAAATTCTCGTTTGGGTATTGCTCGAGAACTTTGTAACTAGTACTCTGGTTGATCATGTTGCTGCATGTATCACTATTTCAGCTTTCATTTCCAAATCTTTTTGTATGAATCTGCATGTATGTTAACTACAAAACTTCAATGCAGAAGCTGTACCAATACCATGACTAATGCCTGGTcttgtgtgcgtgtgtgtgtctGCGCGTGTTTGTAGGTGACATAAAAAGTTGAACAAGCTTCATCCTCATTACATTTGaacaatgattttataaaaattgcCAGGTTGTTCAAGCTCCCTAGGCTTAAAATTAGGATTACGTTACAAACTTAGAGGGCTCGACTAAATCAGGCTAGATGTTaacaaataaatcttgtattcaACATACAAACCTAAAGTACAATTACCCTACTTAATTCCTAAACCAGCCAAACCAAACTATTAATGTTCCAGAATATTAAACCAGCATCAGTTCTGAAAGATCATGGTACGCTAAGTGCTTAGCTTCCCTTGAGCATTGCTTACACCATCTTGTAGATTCCCGTCAAGGGCTACATTCATAAAGCTGCTTCCCTGTCGCTCAGTGAGCTACTGTCTTCAAAAGGATGAGTGGACATGATAAAAGATGGAAAAAGCAAGCACCGGTCATCATCTTGACATTGTCCTTGCAGGAGCTGCATTTCGACCTTTTTCAATGTGGTCTGATTTTCCTCTTTCAAGATTTGGGGCCCCATGAGTATCAGATTTTTTAACTCGATCCGTGGATGAACCTTCTGTTGATACCCCTTTATCTGAATTTTGGTCGATATGGTCCGATCCTCTGGATTTTTCCGATGAATGACTCTCAGAATTATGAGCAGGCTGACCATGAGATCGGCCTTTGTCAGAATTTTGGACGTCAGATGTAATTTGAGTCCTCTTTTCTTTCAGAAAGTTAAGCCGACTTGTTAGCTTTGACAGTGCATGATTCGAAGAAGTAGTTCCCTGTTATTGGAAACGATTTAGAGTCTCTAGTAGTGATGCAAATAATTTCTAATAAATTGGCTCAATGAGTAAATAAACACTCTATTAGTTATACTCTGCATCATATCTGTGCATTTATTCTGACTGAAGTCCGAAACCAAACTAGAGTTTCTTGCAGTCATATGTACCTGTAAATATTATCATAATTTTATCTAAACGATATGCGCCGCCAGTAGAATGTAGCACAAGACCACTTTCATTATTCGCAGAACCCAAGGACGTAGTCATAAAGATGAATTTACAGTATGCAACAGCTTATGTTGAAAACATACAAGGTTAAAGGAAAACAAGGTGCTTATCAAAATTCTAACACATGTAAATGTATAGTTTTTGACCTTTCAAACATCCTGATAATAGTAACTTTGGGGCTTTTGCCTGAGAAAAGAAAACTATACGTACCTCCCCCCTGGAATTCTGCCTCTTGGAATATTGTGCAGCCTGCCTGCCTGCTGCTGAGTCATTTGACGGAGAATTGGGCGGATATCCAGAATGTTTTGAGCCGCGCACTGAATCTATTTGAGACTTTGGTTCTTTTTTTGAATCTTTCTCATCGTCTGCTCTGTTTGATTCCTCCTGTTTACACACAGAAAGAAAAAAATGGTGTTTCAACAAGGACTtgcttatttcatttaaatattaTAGACATACATGATTGAAAGAAGCTTAGATATATAGCATTCACACCAAAATCTTATTGTTTCCAAATTAAATGCCACCAAACATTGTAACACTCTGCAAATTTGTTAGGTGCATGTTATACTGGAGAGCTGAGATCCAATTTGACACATTTAACTAATGAGATGTTGATTATAATGTCACAAATTTGCAAAAAAGAAAGACCAATGCATATTTCTCATTGCAGATATACTTATGTCTCCTAAATGATAATCTTCTCATTGCAGATAGATGTGTACTCATTGTGCTTTGAAATTGAGTAGTTTGGCCAGTCAAAGTGAAAGTTAATAACATCATACAAGGACACTCTATACTACTCCCTTTCTTTCAGAGTAGGTTACACAGTCTATATTTCCCTGTTCAATGTCAATTTGACAATTATCGAACTGTAAGTGATGTGAACTCTTCGATATATATTTTATGGACTTGAAGCTTTTCTTAGAAGTAAATATATATTCACAAACACTCCCAAAGTTATTAGGATGTTAAATGTATCTATGTAATATTTGCAGTTTCATTTAAATTGAAAATTGGCTTGAAGTACCTATCAACTCTAATATCTAGAGGGAACCAGGATATTTTAATGTAAGTGAATGCAACCAGAACTAAATGCAATGAAAATCATTACATGTATCTGGGAACCTCACATGGTGTTGAACGTCTGGACTTGGTTGGGCAGTGAACAAATTACACAAAAAAATTGCAGTAGATGAAAATATCAACTAAACAAGGCAAGACTTTGTCTATGATTACCGCTGGTATAATAGCTAAAACATGGTAAATACTAACTTTTAATAGTTAATGTAAGTACCTTGTTCCTAGTTTCAGATTGTTTTGTACTTGCAGCAGCATCCTTATGCTTATCTTTCCTGTTTGCAGGTCGAGGTGCTTAATAGGCATCAGGATGTTCTAAGAAATACAATCTATTCAGAGTAAAAAAATCAGGAACATTTAAAGTCTTTACACATTTATATGAGTCTCAACTATCTTTTCAATTATATTACCAAAATCTGAAGTTCCCCCTCTGATTTTAGTAAGAATATTGGACCCCCACAAGTAAATGGGAAGGTGGGAAAAAAACAGTAGGGAAAATTTACAGCATGTCTTCATGGTTTAAACTATGTTCCAGAAGAAGGATAAATGACGTCaagattttttaatttttatagaCATTAAATGAGTAGCAACTATAATTTTACTTATATTACCAAAAGCTGAAGGTACCTATCAACTTAATAAGAATATATGATCCAAAAACATGCATGGAGAGGAAGGAGGGGTTATAGAAAACAATGGGGGAAATGTTTACAGCTGGTTTGAACTCTGTTCACGATGTTGAGGCCGGTCACTCATCAAACAACAAATTTGTTCGGACTGTTCGTGATCATCAGCACTCTGCCTCGTATTGGTCACATCTGTCTTTGCTCCTGAAATATCTTTAAGCTCCTCCTTGACCTTTAAAACTATCATTCAGTATACTGACTAGTATAATTCCTGGGTGATGGTCTCTGTATAATAACTGACCTTATCATCAGCAGAGGAGGGATGCTCACACACTTCCAGTCCAGCTTCCAGTGCAGCCCTCAAGTCCCTCTCCTGATGCAACTGTTCACAGAGTCTTTCCACCTATCAAGACAGTTTATAGTCAACCTGGGCAGTATTATTTGACGGAAGTAGACTCCACTATAAGAATGCAAATTAAGGCTAACATCAACATTCTCAGAATTGCTAACGCAGAAATATATAGTTAAACAtaacaaataaaatataaaatgttgTCGATTGCTACATGAAAAAACAACTGCGAAAATTCTAGTAGGTTCTTTAGAAACTATATTAAAAatcatttagcaaaaaaaagaCTAGTTTAAAAATCATTTGATGAAGATAAATTATGTCATTTGATTAGATAACTTCGAAATGGCCATAGATTTAGGTTCTTTCGCAACATATTAAAAACTAtttgattatagtcaaaatttcagtattaaaaaactaaaaagaaaaaccaCTCAAGTAGTTGTGTGCCAAATTAATGATAAGTATGAAGTAAAGTTTTTCCATTCTACATAATCAACTATTTTTGACAAATGAAATTCAGCATTTACCATTTGAACAACTGAAAAGCTATCTTATTATATTAAAGTGATGAGAAGAGTAAATGAACTTATGTAGACTGGAAGAGGCACCCTCACACATACATCTTGCTCAAGTATTATACGTTGTTCATGTAAAGAATTCTTGTGTTTCTTCAGATTTTCATATAGAACTGCATTTGCTTTTTCCTGTAGTGTAGAATAAACATAATTTATTAGATAATACATGACAATTGTTCAACATATAAGTGTAAATTCTGAAAAAATGTAACACAGCTACATTATATACCTCCTCCTTGATCTTATGTAGTAACTCGGCTCTACTAGCTTCTAGCCTTTCAACTTCAGCTCTGATAGAGGCTCAAAATATCAGAGATGAAATCAGGTCATTCAGGACATATATAAGAGTTAACATACATTAATATATCAAGGCACAAATTGTGCAGGTCCACATTCAAATTCACGTTGATGAAGAGACAATTAAAAAAGTTTCCAAAAATATGTTTCAATGTAAACCAATTAACTTTTGTTAGTTTCATCTTTATTCAATGATACTATACACACACAACACTCAACTATTCACCACACACATGAGAATAACTGTGGTTGCACATGAAGATGCTCTGTTGTTTGGTGCAATATACTATGTTTTGGAAAGTATATTAGGCATGGGAAATAAGATGTCTGCATAATATTTTCTGAgcttttaatatataaatatttccTTCACTACCCTAAGTCTTTTTTTTTGGCTTCTGCAATATTAACAATCATAGGAGAGCTAGAATTGTTTttcatgaaaaatattctaagcaAACAAGTGGAGTCTTAGTTAAAGTAACAGCTGAAAAAACACGTAGCATCACAGTGGTTAGGTAAATACTTATTAAGAAACAAATAAATGAACTATAAAATGCTTACATGTCATCAGAAGATGTATCAATAAATTCCATGGATCTATTCTTCCTTCCCTGGGTCCACATGCAGTAAGAATTAGTAATTGAAATGAAGATGCAAATCTACAGTGCATACTGAAAATAAAAGGAATAGCTTGCATAAAATATCAGATGGTGAGAAGAGATACATTTAGGA
The sequence above is drawn from the Apium graveolens cultivar Ventura chromosome 2, ASM990537v1, whole genome shotgun sequence genome and encodes:
- the LOC141706976 gene encoding aspartyl protease AED3; the protein is MCSFKDCTILLTFIYTLLLSTTATASDVCSSSNSKSEISIVHIYGKCSPFNAPKPSSSWVNTVLDMASRDQQRLAYLSSLAGLKPTKVPVASGQNALNIGNYVARVKVGTPGQLMFMVLDISNDAAWIPCTGCTQCTSTIFSPNGSSTYVPLDCSMPECIQVHGLSCPASGTGKCLFNKSYGGDSSFSATLSYDSIGLGNDAIPNYAFGCINEVSGKSVPPQGLLGLGRGPLSLLSQTGSLYSGIFSYCLPSFKSYYFSGSLKLGPLGQPKNIQTTPLLKNPHRPSLYYVNLTGINVGRVSVPIAPELLAFDPNTGAGTIIDSGTVITRFAQPVYTAIRDEFRNQTTGPFSSLGAFDTCFAATNEDIAPSITFRFTGLDLVLPMENSLIHSSAGTTVCLAMAASPNNVNSAVNVIANLQQQNLRIMFDVANSRLGIARELCN